One part of the Leucobacter triazinivorans genome encodes these proteins:
- the speB gene encoding agmatinase, translating to MTSHTPQGPVDASLTPRYAGIATFAKLPRIEDVPEADIAVVGVPFDSGVSFRPGARFGPAHVREASRLLRPYNPAQDASPFALKQVVDAGDVSANPFSLDEAVKAVEDAATELGEKVDKIVTIGGDHTIALPLLRAINKKHGPVAVLHFDAHLDTWDTYFGAPTTHGTPFRRASEEGLIDMTASMHGGIRGPLYGKQDLEDDAMLGFQIVTTEFVEEHGVPAALDRIRARVGDKPLYISIDIDVLDPSHAPGTGTPEAGGLTSRELLRILRGLADLNIVGADVVEVAPAYDHAQITAVAASHVVYELITAMAARD from the coding sequence GTGACTTCTCACACTCCGCAGGGCCCGGTCGATGCGAGCCTCACGCCTCGGTACGCGGGGATCGCGACCTTCGCCAAGCTGCCCAGGATCGAGGACGTCCCGGAGGCCGATATCGCGGTCGTCGGTGTCCCGTTCGACAGCGGGGTGAGCTTCCGGCCCGGCGCCCGCTTCGGCCCCGCCCACGTGCGCGAGGCGTCGCGCCTGCTGCGCCCCTACAACCCGGCCCAGGACGCATCGCCGTTCGCGCTCAAGCAGGTCGTCGACGCCGGCGACGTCTCGGCCAACCCCTTCAGCCTCGACGAAGCGGTGAAGGCCGTGGAGGACGCGGCGACCGAGCTGGGCGAGAAAGTCGACAAGATCGTGACGATCGGCGGCGACCACACCATCGCGCTGCCGTTGCTGCGTGCCATCAACAAGAAGCACGGCCCCGTTGCGGTGCTGCACTTCGACGCGCATCTCGACACGTGGGATACCTACTTCGGCGCGCCCACCACGCACGGCACCCCGTTCCGCCGGGCATCCGAAGAGGGGCTCATCGACATGACCGCGTCGATGCACGGCGGCATCCGCGGCCCGCTGTACGGCAAGCAGGATCTCGAGGACGACGCCATGCTCGGCTTCCAGATCGTGACGACCGAGTTCGTGGAGGAGCACGGCGTGCCGGCCGCGCTCGATCGCATCCGCGCCCGCGTCGGCGACAAGCCGCTCTACATCTCGATCGACATCGATGTGCTCGATCCCTCGCACGCGCCGGGAACGGGTACGCCGGAGGCGGGCGGGCTCACGAGCCGCGAGCTGCTGCGAATCCTGCGCGGCCTCGCCGATCTCAACATCGTCGGCGCCGATGTGGTCGAGGTCGCCCCGGCCTACGATCACGCGCAGATCACCGCGGTGGCCGCGAGCCACGTCGTGTACGAGCTGATCACCGCGATGGCCGCGCGGGACTGA
- a CDS encoding YybH family protein has product MHTPNEGAVLAAADAIIQAFAATDTEAYFAGFSDDAAFVFHPEAARLNSRADYEALWADWLGAGWRVTSCESSDRLVQVFPGGAVFSHTVATSIDSAAGPDSYVERESIVFSVDESGRLVAIHEHLSPVPDPVAPAAAAPAAAAPAAAAPAAAAPAAAAPAPAESEDAS; this is encoded by the coding sequence ATGCACACCCCGAACGAGGGCGCGGTTCTCGCCGCGGCCGACGCCATCATCCAAGCCTTCGCGGCGACCGACACGGAGGCCTACTTCGCGGGCTTCTCCGACGACGCCGCGTTCGTGTTCCACCCCGAAGCAGCACGCCTGAACTCCCGCGCCGACTACGAGGCCCTCTGGGCCGACTGGCTCGGAGCCGGCTGGCGGGTGACGTCCTGCGAATCGAGCGATCGTCTGGTCCAGGTCTTCCCGGGTGGCGCGGTGTTCAGCCACACCGTCGCCACGAGCATCGACTCCGCGGCGGGGCCGGACTCCTACGTCGAGCGCGAGAGCATCGTGTTCAGCGTCGACGAGTCGGGCCGCCTCGTCGCGATCCACGAGCACCTCTCGCCGGTCCCGGATCCTGTTGCGCCTGCTGCCGCCGCGCCTGCTGCCGCCGCGCCTGCTGCCGCCGCGCCCGCTGCCGCCGCGCCCGCTGCCGCCGCGCCCGCGCCCGCTGAATCGGAGGATGCATCATGA
- a CDS encoding helix-turn-helix domain-containing protein, with amino-acid sequence MRPVHPTAGGEPVRIGAQLRSSRLAQGLTLEQLAGATGLTKGFLSRIERDETMPSVPTLVQICQSLSLAIGSLFAEPDIQRIALPEAPRINMGGTGADERLITPRTEDRVQVLRSSLAPHADGGSALYTVNCSVESLHVISGELELVFADRRMALGEGDTVTFPGRTPHTWHTGAAGAEAVWVLVPAAWSGSN; translated from the coding sequence GTGCGGCCCGTCCACCCCACCGCCGGCGGCGAACCGGTGCGGATCGGCGCTCAGCTGCGCTCGTCCCGCCTCGCCCAGGGCCTCACGCTCGAACAGCTCGCGGGGGCGACCGGTCTCACCAAAGGCTTTCTGAGCCGCATCGAGCGCGACGAGACCATGCCAAGCGTGCCGACCCTCGTGCAGATCTGCCAGTCCCTGTCGCTCGCCATCGGCAGCCTCTTCGCCGAGCCCGACATCCAGCGAATCGCGCTGCCCGAGGCGCCCCGCATCAACATGGGCGGCACCGGCGCCGACGAGCGTCTCATCACGCCCCGCACGGAGGACCGCGTGCAGGTGCTGCGATCCTCGCTCGCCCCGCACGCGGACGGCGGCAGCGCGCTCTACACCGTGAACTGCAGCGTGGAGTCGCTGCACGTGATATCGGGCGAGCTCGAGCTGGTGTTCGCGGACCGCCGGATGGCGCTCGGCGAGGGCGACACCGTCACCTTCCCCGGCCGCACGCCGCACACCTGGCACACCGGCGCCGCCGGCGCCGAGGCCGTGTGGGTGCTCGTCCCTGCGGCCTGGAGCGGATCCAACTGA
- a CDS encoding purine-cytosine permease family protein: MSSPETMAVNLDGHDDSAGPVRGTQSLLRIGMIWLAANLVVTTLLTGTLFTPGVSFGTATVMIVLGTVVGVIVLVLVGNMGTRTGLPTMALTRGSFGIRGSLIPAAANLIILMGWSWVQAMLAGVTINYLVAQATGFSNPMLFSALCQAIVVVLAIFGHTGISRVEPWLALVILVVMGFVFAAAFGAFSPADFAAIPVDPTLGGTPFITLDMVIATAISWTVLSADMNRHAKSSTAGIVGAGIGYTLSTCISMFLGLVAFSVVLLRGHEAVPFDPSVIVAEFGWPLGIAIFLSVMATNTMVVFGMVTSVVNAQSRWHLRFLPTALVLGVISVIGSTFLGLLNQFTDFLFVISAFFVPVFAIMIADYYLLKRRGYSRQILHERSESRYWYAGGFNWVAVFVWILGAVLSYVLAYVLPSPVGANIPAFAVSFLLYLGLMLLLGRNGALGLRDPRDAQPVGHLLDGADTTSALRVGG; the protein is encoded by the coding sequence ATGAGCAGTCCCGAAACCATGGCCGTCAACCTCGACGGTCACGACGACTCCGCCGGTCCGGTCCGCGGCACCCAGTCGCTGCTGCGCATCGGCATGATCTGGTTGGCCGCCAACCTCGTCGTCACGACGCTCCTGACCGGTACGCTCTTCACGCCCGGAGTCTCCTTCGGCACCGCCACCGTGATGATCGTGCTCGGCACCGTCGTCGGTGTCATCGTGCTCGTCCTGGTCGGCAACATGGGCACTCGCACGGGTCTGCCGACGATGGCGCTGACACGCGGATCCTTCGGCATCCGGGGCAGCCTGATCCCAGCGGCCGCGAACCTCATCATCCTCATGGGGTGGAGCTGGGTGCAGGCGATGCTCGCCGGAGTGACGATCAACTACCTGGTCGCGCAGGCCACGGGCTTCTCGAATCCGATGCTCTTCTCCGCGCTCTGCCAGGCGATCGTGGTGGTGCTCGCAATCTTCGGTCACACCGGCATCTCCCGGGTCGAGCCGTGGCTCGCGCTCGTGATCCTCGTCGTCATGGGCTTCGTCTTCGCTGCGGCGTTCGGGGCGTTCAGCCCGGCGGACTTTGCGGCGATCCCGGTGGACCCGACGCTGGGCGGCACCCCGTTCATCACGCTCGACATGGTGATCGCCACCGCTATCTCCTGGACGGTGCTCTCGGCCGACATGAACCGGCACGCGAAGAGCAGCACTGCCGGCATCGTCGGCGCCGGCATCGGGTACACGCTGTCGACCTGCATCTCGATGTTCCTCGGCCTCGTCGCCTTCAGCGTCGTGCTGCTGCGGGGGCACGAGGCCGTACCGTTCGACCCGTCGGTCATCGTCGCCGAGTTCGGCTGGCCGCTGGGCATCGCGATCTTCCTGTCGGTGATGGCGACGAACACGATGGTCGTCTTCGGCATGGTCACCTCCGTGGTCAATGCCCAGTCGAGGTGGCACCTCAGGTTCTTGCCGACTGCCCTCGTGCTCGGCGTGATCTCGGTGATCGGCTCCACCTTCCTCGGGCTGCTGAACCAGTTCACCGACTTCCTCTTCGTGATCAGCGCGTTCTTCGTGCCGGTGTTCGCGATCATGATCGCCGACTACTACCTCCTGAAGCGTCGCGGCTACTCCAGGCAGATCCTGCACGAGCGGTCCGAGAGCCGGTACTGGTACGCGGGCGGCTTCAACTGGGTAGCGGTCTTCGTGTGGATCCTCGGCGCCGTCCTCTCATACGTCCTCGCGTACGTCCTGCCGAGCCCGGTGGGCGCCAACATCCCCGCATTCGCGGTGAGCTTCCTGCTCTACCTCGGGCTGATGCTGCTGCTCGGTCGCAACGGGGCGCTCGGCTTGCGCGATCCGCGCGACGCCCAGCCGGTGGGCCACCTCCTCGATGGTGCCGACACTACCTCGGCGCTGCGCGTGGGCGGCTGA
- a CDS encoding alcohol dehydrogenase catalytic domain-containing protein, translating to MQQSIEVRAAVFRGDDGNRLGVETLRLDAPAHGEVRVRVRAAGVCGSDRHVLEGEWHVPLPAVMGHEAAGVVDAVGPGVRGLGIGDHVIIAWHQACQRCGECTSGKPWACRHARSNDSLLPDGTTRWRDAADEAAYPYLAVGAMSEAVVVPESAAIRIDPRVPFAVASLIGCSVGTGYGAVVNNARVVAGESAVVVGAGGVGLSIIAALRLAGATPIIAVDVSEARLAEAELAGATHAIPGGEDLAVRVAELTGGGADAAFEAIGRVETMEQLPSLIRPGGRAVFVGLPPEGRKLEIDGLLLAYEGKTIIGSNYGGLVPARDFPRIAQAYLSGALPLDGLISARVPLDEVNEAFDAMRRGERTRSVIVFGAEDLPANAEVHGTP from the coding sequence GCAGCAGTCCATCGAGGTGCGTGCCGCGGTCTTCCGCGGCGACGACGGAAACCGGCTGGGTGTCGAGACGCTGCGGCTCGACGCGCCCGCGCACGGCGAGGTGCGGGTGCGGGTGCGGGCCGCGGGGGTCTGCGGCTCTGACCGGCACGTGCTCGAGGGGGAGTGGCACGTGCCGCTGCCCGCCGTGATGGGGCACGAGGCCGCCGGGGTGGTCGACGCCGTCGGCCCCGGGGTGCGCGGGCTCGGGATCGGCGACCACGTGATCATCGCGTGGCACCAGGCCTGCCAGCGCTGCGGCGAGTGCACGAGCGGCAAGCCCTGGGCGTGCCGGCACGCCCGATCCAACGACTCACTGCTGCCCGACGGCACGACCCGGTGGCGCGACGCCGCCGACGAGGCGGCCTATCCCTACCTCGCCGTCGGCGCCATGAGCGAGGCCGTCGTGGTGCCGGAGTCCGCGGCGATCCGCATCGATCCGCGCGTGCCCTTCGCCGTCGCCAGCCTGATCGGGTGCTCGGTCGGCACCGGCTACGGCGCCGTGGTCAACAACGCCCGGGTCGTCGCGGGAGAGTCGGCGGTCGTGGTGGGCGCCGGCGGTGTCGGGCTCTCGATCATCGCCGCGCTCCGACTCGCCGGTGCGACGCCGATCATCGCGGTCGACGTCTCCGAGGCGCGGCTCGCCGAGGCCGAGCTCGCGGGGGCCACGCACGCGATCCCGGGCGGGGAGGATCTCGCCGTGCGGGTCGCGGAACTGACCGGCGGCGGCGCCGACGCGGCGTTCGAGGCGATCGGGCGCGTGGAGACGATGGAGCAGCTCCCATCGCTCATCCGGCCCGGCGGGCGCGCCGTCTTCGTGGGTCTGCCCCCTGAGGGCCGGAAGCTGGAGATCGACGGGCTCCTGCTCGCCTACGAGGGCAAGACGATCATCGGCTCGAACTACGGCGGGCTGGTGCCGGCGCGCGACTTCCCGCGGATCGCGCAAGCCTACCTCTCCGGCGCGCTGCCGCTCGACGGGCTGATCAGCGCGCGGGTGCCGCTCGACGAGGTGAACGAGGCGTTCGATGCGATGCGCCGGGGCGAGCGCACGCGCAGCGTCATCGTGTTCGGCGCGGAGGATCTGCCCGCGAACGCCGAGGTGCACGGCACGCCGTAG